From a single Sphaerodactylus townsendi isolate TG3544 unplaced genomic scaffold, MPM_Stown_v2.3 scaffold_28, whole genome shotgun sequence genomic region:
- the VSIG4 gene encoding V-set and immunoglobulin domain-containing protein 4 codes for MKSRGGLGEALWRMENSVLLWLLALASSVCGKALLDLTGVQEIEGTWQASVNLPCVYEPSTDVEQQAVLWKISLPDQSTRTIFRRTPDSGDQTLLTLFKGRIHVPKDPPGDVSLLIEDLEMTDRGQYTCVVIWVARNKTRMTKERMTILSVVKVAVTKPVLTAGSVGSILPTGRNISLTCQANGSPPIIYRWFKTAQKGNADQIGEDAILHFDSLQESDTGAYFCEVQNRVSSIIQRSDTLQLTVRDPSELPTLKPSSENSDATIAERGLVPTALEPQRDESVSGHPVDTPAPPRPSLPLYIIGLIAVLCITVLLAVLAVIFCSRKRRADDAYEVTYNNSVTVVREEARPAVAEAPACTAEPVSPRGESSYAVEPAKVPIYVPMGTKIDNEYETLVDKMESVYEVVDTQKGAGLDTKRPSQ; via the exons ccctgctggatctaaCTGGCGTGCAAGAAATTGAAGGGACCTGGCAAGCATCTGTTAACTTGCCATGTGTGTATGAGCCCTCTACTGACGTGGAGCAGCAAGCTGTGTTGTGGAAAATCTCTCTGCCAGATCAGAGCACGAGGACCATCTTTCGCCGGACTCCTGACTCTGGAGATCAGACACTCTTGACGCTTttcaaaggcagaatccatgttCCGAAAGATCCACCCGGAGATGTCTCCCTCCTCATTGAGGATCTGGAGATGACCGATCGTGGGCAATACACCTGTGTAGTTATCTGGGTGGCAAGAAACAAGACCAGGATGACGAAAGAGAGGATGACTATCCTCAGTGTTGTCAAAG tggcAGTGACCAAGCCCGTCCTCACAGCTGGGAGTGTGGGATCTATCCTGCCCACAGGGAGGAATATCAGCCTCACCTGCCAAGCCAATGGCTCCCCTCCCATCATATACCGATGGTTCAAGACAGCTCAAAAAGGAAATGCAGACCAAATTGGAGAGGATGCCATACTCCACTTTGACAGCCTGCAGGAATCAGACACAGGAGCATATTTCTGTGAAGTACAGAACCGAGTCAGCTCCATTATCCAGAGGAGCGACACCTTGCAGCTAACTGTAAGAG ATCCTTCAGAATTGCCTACTCTAAAACCGAGCTCTGAGAATTCAGATGCCACTATTGCTGAAAGAG GTCTGGTTCCAACTGCACTAGAACCTCAGAGGGACGAGAGCGTTTCAGGGCACCCTGTTGACACCCCAG CTCCTCCGAGGCCCAGCCTGCCCCTCTACATCATTGGCCTGATTGCTGTGCTCTGCATCACGGTGCTTCTTGCGGTCTTGGCGGTCATCTTCTGCAGCAGGAAGCGCAGGGCTG ATGACGCCTATGAAGTGACCTA CAACAATTCTGTGACTGTCGTGAGAGAAGAGGCCAGGCCTGCCGTGGCTGAAGCACCCGCCTGCACTGCTGAGCCCGTCTCTCCAAGGGGTGAGAGCAGCTATGCCGTGGAGCCAGCCAAAGTCCCCATTTATGTGCCAATGGGCACCAAGATTGACAATGAGTACGAGACCCTCGTGGACAAGATGGAATCTGTGTATGAAGTGGTAGACACTCAGAAGGGGGCCGGCTTGGACACAAAGAGGCCAAGCCAGTGA